One Panicum virgatum strain AP13 chromosome 9K, P.virgatum_v5, whole genome shotgun sequence genomic region harbors:
- the LOC120646924 gene encoding probable protein phosphatase 2C 29 → MGGFRRWLPFGGGGGGCCCGGGGGGGGGGGRGVADGLVWDVPLKAHASGDYSIAVAQANEALEDQAQVLSAPGATLVGVYDGHGGPEAARFVNRRLFSLIQDYAAENGGLSAEVIQKAFGATEDEFVGMVQKSWPAHPRIMSVGSCCLVGAIENGTLYVANLGDSRAVLGRRDDAAPGRGNKRVVAERLSRDHNVADEDVRREVAEMHPDDSHIVLNSHGVWRIKGIIQVSRSIGDVYLKRPDMCRGNPMLQQSLCPFPLRRPVMSAVPSITTRELRPGDRFVIFASDGLWEQLGDDDAVGIVAGSPRKGVAMRLVRAAQLEAARKKEVKYDKIRTIEKGHRRHFHDDITVVVLFLDSCRGAARSGAGDIGGTYAPVDVFSCSPAGDHHHEDPTRPVLRR, encoded by the exons ATGGGAGGTTTTAGGCGGTGGCTGccgttcggcggcggcggcggcgggtgctgctgcggcggcggcggaggcggaggcggaggcggaggcagggGCGTGGCGGACGGGCTGGTGTGGGACGTGCCCCTCAAGGCGCACGCGTCGGGGGACTACTCCATCGCCGTGGCGCAGGCTAACGAGGCGCTCGAGGACCAGGCGCAGGTGCTCTCGGCGCCGGGCGCCACGCTCGTCGGCGTCTACGACGGCCACGGCGGGCCCGAGGCCGCGCGCTTCGTCAACAGGCGCCTCTTCTCCCTCATCCAAG ATTACGCGGCCGAGAACGGCGGCCTGTCggcggaggtgatccagaaggcCTTCGGCGCGACGGAAGACGAGTTCGTGGGCATGGTGCAGAAGTCGTGGCCGGCGCACCCGCGGATCATGTCCGTGGGCTCCTGCTGCCTGGTGGGCGCCATCGAGAACGGGACCCTCTACGTGGCCAACCTCGGCGACTCCCGCGCCGTGCTCGGCCGCCGCGACGACGCCGCCCCCGGCCGGGGGAACAAGCGGGTGGTGGCGGAGCGGCTGTCCCGGGACCACAacgtcgccgacgaggacgtGCGGCGGGAGGTGGCGGAGATGCACCCCGACGACTCGCACATCGTGCTCAACAGCCACGGCGTGTGGCGGATCAAGGGCATCATCCAGGTGTCCCGGTCCATCGGCGACGTGTACCTCAAGAGGCCCGACATGTGCCGGGGCAACCCGATGCTGCAGCAGTCGCTGTGCCCGTTCCCGCTGCGCCGCCCCGTGATGAGCGCCGTGCCGTCGATCACGACCCGGGAGCTGCGCCCGGGCGACCGGTTCGTCATCTTCGCGTCCGACGGGCTGTGGGAGCagctcggcgacgacgacgcggtGGGCATCGTGGCGGGCAGCCCAAGGAAGGGCGTGGCCATGCGCCTGGTGCGCGCCGCGCAGCTGGAGGCGGCGCGGAAGAAGGAGGTCAAGTACGACAAGATCCGGACCATCGAGAAGGGACACCGCCGGCACTTCCACGACGACATCACCGTCGTGGTGCTCTTCCTGGACAGCTGCCGGGGCGCGGCGCGGTCCGGCGCCGGGGACATCGGCGGCACCTACGCGCCCGTTGACGTGTTCTCCTGCAGCCCCGCCGGCGACCATCACCACGAGGACCCGACCAGGCCCGTCCTGCGGCGTTGA
- the LOC120648870 gene encoding uncharacterized protein LOC120648870, with protein MGSTLYQMELNTRSKQSSNSKGKAMARIVEEEEEAEDFFSSSGCGCFLCAIKQPDARLRLASLADFFRELPYCEDDGSNGQSCAAAVGAVWRAAMAAPDDPELPSLGAIRCMSLLLARALADAAWCGRGDNVYVPYYAAHVIGSYTIRSSAHAELAVAAGAVRPLMALLGGAMTWVERRAAARALGHLASYDATFPAVARHAAEAVPLAVRVASTCIADVYASFVALAPIRRPEYQRDLMSCGLGGGADAEDRKAEEWASQLQCWSLYFLSCLASRDLSSHAMICQDAVFLRELSRMWGGLANGDSPAGVGLLRLLCRSPVGRAAIAACRDALSSLCDLARSSDDWQYMAVDCLLLLLDDGDTWHAVADATAACLVDLVDLRHLGPRRRLGDAIATALLRDGDHVGGRELGVEAKETIGKLRELKLERKETEEAMPRDELLKREILAKEKKRQGNDSFLHGDFDKAIDLYTEALELCPLSRRRERLVLHSNLAQCRLARREADAAVSDATRALALARPANAHARSLWRRAQAYDMKAMARESLLDCLAFAGAWLDRRRHPRRAARGANPKLPYCVARMISKQMSVTGLFAGVSMKGNMVGGDDCMPRCGENDDGDDEDDEDDREDDDESEEEFADNAGLKICKSGRELPIVTGDAWRRLARMT; from the exons ATGGGAAGCACATTGTACCAAATggagctgaacaccagaagcaaGCAGTCTAGCAACAGCAAGGGCAAAGCCATGGCCAGGATcgtggaagaggaggaggaagctgaAGATTTCTTCAGCTCAAGCGGTTGTGGGTGCTTCCTCTGCGCCATCAAACAGCCGGACGCCCGGCTCCGCCTCGCCAGCCTTGCCGATTTCTTCAGGGAGCTGCCATACTGCGAGGATGACGGCAGTAACGGCCAGTCATGTGCCGCGGCAGTCGGCGCCGTGTggcgcgcggccatggcggcgcccgACGACCCGGAGCTCCCGTCGCTCGGCGCGATCCGGTGCAtgtccctcctcctcgcccgcgcgctcgccgaCGCGGCGTGGTGCGGCCGCGGCGACAACGTGTACGTGCCGTACTACGCCGCTCACGTCATCGGCTCGTACACCATCCGCTCCTCCGCGCACGCCGAGCTGGCCGTCGCGGCGGGGGCCGTGCGTCCCCTGAtggccctcctcggcggcgccaTGACGTGGgtcgagcggcgcgcggcggcgcgagcccTGGGCCACCTCGCCAGCTACGACGCCACGTTCCCGGCCGTCGCGCGGCACGCCGCTGAGGCGGTGCCGCTCGCCGTGCGCGTCGCGTCCACCTGCATCGCCGACGTCTACGCGAGCTTCGTCGCGCTTGCGCCGATCAGGCGGCCAGAGTACCAGCGCGACCTCATGTCGtgcgggctcggcggcggcgccgacgccgaggacAGGAAGGCAGAGGAGTGGGCGAGCCAGCTCCAGTGCTGGTCGCTCTATTTCCTGAGCTGCCTCGCCTCCAGGGACCTGTCATCTCATGCCATGATATGCCAGGACGCCGTGTTCTTGCGCGAGCTGTCCCGGATGTGGGGCGGCCTGGCGAACGGCGACTCGCCCGCCGGCGTCGGGCTGCTGCGCCTTCTCTGCAGGAGCCCAGTCGGCCGCGCCGCCATCGCGGCGTGCCGCGACGCGCTCTCCAGCCTCTGTGACCTCGCGCGTTCGTCCGACGACTGGCAGTACATGGCCGTAGATtgcttgctcctcctcctcgacgacGGCGACACATGGCACGCCGTTGCTGATGCCACGGCAGCGTGCCTCGTTGACTTGGTCGATCTCCGGCACCTCGGTCCAAGGCGACGACTCGGCGATGCCATTGCAACTGCGCTGCTTCGTGATGGCGACCATGTCGGTGGCCGTGAACTAGGCGTGGAAGCAAAGGAAACGATCGGCAAACTGAGGGAGCTGAAGCTAGAGAGGAAGGAGACAGAGGAAGCAATGCCTAGGGATGAGCTGCTGAAGAGAGAGATCTTagccaaggagaagaagaggcaAGGAAACGACAGCTTCTTGCacggcgacttcgacaaggCCATTGATCTGTACACCGAAGCCTTGGAGCTGTGCCCCCTGAGCAGGAGGAGGGAGCGGCTGGTGCTGCACAGCAACCTCGCGCAGTGCCGGCTCGCGCGGCGCGAGGCCGACGCGGCGGTGAGCGACGcgacgcgcgcgctcgctctgGCGCGGCCGGCGAACGCGCACGCCAGAAGCCTGTGGCGCCGCGCGCAGGCGTACGACATGAAGGCCATGGCCAGGGAGAGCCTCCTGGATTGCCTAGCCTTCGCCGGCGCGTGGCTCGACCGCCGGAGGCACCCGCGCAGGGCGGCCCGCGGCGCGAACCCAAAGCTGCCGTACTGCGTCGCGCGGATGATCAGCAAGCAGATGAGCGTCACCGGGCTGTTCGCCGGCGTGTCTATGAAAGGCAACATGGTAGGGGGTGATGATTGCATGCCACGGTGCGGCGAAAATGATGACGGggacgatgaggacgacgaagatgatCGCGAAGATGACGATGAAAGCGAGGAGGAATTTGCTGACAACGCTGGGTTGAAGATCTGCAAGTCAG GAAGGGAGTTGCCAATTGTCACGGGGGATGCTTGGAGGAGATTAGCCCGGATGACATAA
- the LOC120648221 gene encoding probable BOI-related E3 ubiquitin-protein ligase 2 produces the protein MGAECQAWMGVARSHEAVVAGLRATLDQVLLRPPTSCAAGDGGGAEDARSCCFEAPRAPAAGAGRGRRPFVATVVQVLRRRRGARAAAPVTAGGGPGRAWRGGRGRAVVLLRGGAAGDGASSPPSCRSCGGGEARVLLLPCRHLCLCRACEAGADACPVCAAAKNARSLSWSPEAYGVRSPVRAHAKSPRPKGQ, from the coding sequence ATGGGCGCCGAGTGCCAGGCGTGGATGGGCGTCGCCAGGAGCCACGAGGCCGTCGTCGCGGGCCTCCGCGCCACGCTCGACCAGGTCCTCCTCCGGCCGCCCACCAGCTGCGCCGCGGGCGACGGTGGTGGGGCCGAGGACGCGCGGTCGTGCTGCTTCGaggcgccgcgggcgccggccgcgggcgccggccgcgggcgACGGCCCTTCGTCGCCACCGTCGTGCaggtcctgcggcggcggcgaggcgcgcgtgctgctgctcccgtgaCGGCCGGAGGAGGACCTGGTCGAGCGTGGCGCGGAGGCCGAGGACGCGCGGTCGTGCTGCTTCgaggcggcgccgcgggcgACGGCGCTTCGTCGCCACCGTCGTGCaggtcctgcggcggcggcgaggcgcgcgtGCTACTGCTCCCGTGCCGGCACCTGTGCCTGTGCCGCGCGTGCGAGGCCGGCGCGGACGCGTGCCCCGTCTGCGCGGCGGCCAAGAACGCTCGCTCCTTGTCCTGGTCTCCTGAAGCCTACGGCGTCCGTTCGCCCGTCCGTGCGCATGCCAAGAGCCCAAGACCCAAGGGGCAATAA